Proteins from one Plasmodium cynomolgi strain B DNA, chromosome 10, whole genome shotgun sequence genomic window:
- a CDS encoding merozoite surface protein 3 (MSP3;~putative) — MKLPRSVTLYLFLLILCAYLTGAEDIGGAPNSEAPNYSRHHLRNGFPGKEATLPHEEPNSLEEKNETTDQCDTINHREVTEEEKKTIEQENVKAQDDTNNATQTQGELQKELQKVKTAKEKAVAAANAAETAKNNAVNAGKGLDVAKEAIEKAEVAAAEAKKEADIAEKAANDAESTEKKDNLDEVKNQLKKKTEAEIAVEVAKAEVIKAEVKKVAQDAENDATEAKKQAEKAKAAAEEAKTQEEKAEKAGESIKAHSDEAHQENEKAKEASEEAENRAVETSEEAYAVEVQLARITKAAESAKSETDMKKLEEAKKEAIEAADSAHQKLLKATEAANIAKEKKAVAQAAAEKAQHAATVAKEKATKAEAKKAAKDEAKKAAKDEAKKAETEALKAAVEAKAFAEEAKKEAEKVGASKESQETKNKVNVAAESAENEAKSAENAAEEAKQAAKKANDATEADVARAEADKAIAAAQKAKRAREKATYGLLKTKNQHVLELLDISSESANNITSKEEQVMEEVEEPGNEDNDEAEVEEALPKDSDGQEEDVSLEMDDGEEVEEVEEDAASNQQNGGNREKRNVIDTMDDTNAEKQFGNELNSYNDIKKVTEALVKSMTSLVSEDPSIGDTIKEFLSDMNHVFLSW, encoded by the exons ATGAAACTCCCTCGCAGCGTCACCCTTTACCTCTTTCTGCTAATCCTTTGCGCGTACTTAACTGGCGCCGAAGACATAGGCGGTGCCCCCAACAGTGAAGCCCCGAATTACAGCAGACACCATTTAAGGAATGGATTCCCGGGAAAGGAAGCTACCCTCCCGCATGAGGAGCCAAACAgcttggaagaaaaaaacgagacTACCGACCAATGTGATACCATTAACCACCGCGAAGTAAccgaggaggaaaaaaaaacaatagaACAGGAAAACGTGAAAGCACAGGATGATACAAATAATGCGACACAGACGCAAGGAGAATTGCAAAAAGAATTGCAAAAAGTCAAAAcggcaaaagaaaaagcagtaGCCGCAGCTAATGCTGCAGAAACTGCTAAAAACAACGCAGTGAACGCAGGAAAGGGATTAGACGTAGCGAAGGAAGCCATAGAAAAGGCAGAAGTAGCAGCTGCcgaagcgaaaaaagaagCCGATATAGCAGAAAAGGCAGCAAACGACGCAGAGTCAACTGAAAAGAAAGATAATTTAGACGAAGTAAAAAATCAA ctgaaaaaaaaaacggaagcgGAAATAGCCGTCGAGGTAGCAAAGGCTGAAGTGATCAAAGCagaagtaaaaaaggtaGCCCAAGACGCGGAAAACGATGCAACGGAGGCTAAGAAGCAGGCAGAAAAGGCTAAGGCAGCAGCGGAAGAGGCAAAGACGCAAgaagaaaaggcagaaaaggcAGGAGAGTCGATAAAAGCACATTCAGATGAAGCACAtcaagaaaatgaaaaagcaaaggaagcttcggaagaagcagaaaacaGAGCAGTGGAAACATCGGAAGAAGCGTATGCAGTGGAAGTACAGCTGGCAAGGATCACAAAGGCAGCAGAGTCAGCCAAAAGTGAAACagatatgaagaaattaGAAGAGGCAAAGAAGGAAGCAATAGAGGCAGCAGATAGCGCCCATCAAAAGTTGTTAAAAGCAACCGAGGCAGCTAACAttgcaaaagaaaagaaggcaGTTGCACAAGCAGCCGCTGAGAAGGCACAACATGCAGCAACCGttgcaaaagaaaaggcaaCCAAGGCTGAAGCGAAAAAGGCAGCCAAGGATGAAGCGAAAAAGGCAGCCAAGGATGAAGCGAAGAAGGCGGAAACAGAAGCGCTAAAGGCAGCGGTAGAAGCGAAAGCTTTTGCGgaggaagcgaaaaaagagGCAGAAAAAGTAGGAGCATCCAAGGAATCACAAGaaactaaaaataaagtaaatgTGGCAGCAGAATCAGcagaaaatgaagcaaaaagtGCAGAAAATGCCGCGGAGGAAGCTAAGCAAGCAGccaaaaaagcaaatgacGCAACCGAGGCAGATGTGGCAAGAGCAGAGGCAGACAAAGCAATCGCCGCAGCGCAGAAGGCGAAGAGGGCGAGAGAAAAAGCAACTTACGGGCTCCTGAAAACGAAGAACCAGCATGTACTAGAACTATTAGACATATCGTCCGAGTCAGCCAATAATATTACGAGCAAGGAGGAACAAGTGAtggaagaagtggaggaGCCGGGAAATGAGGATAACGACGAAGCCGAGGTGGAAGAAGCATTACCGAAGGATTCTGATGGACAGGAGGAAGACGTAAGCTTGGAGATGGACGATggagaagaagtggaagaagtggaagaagacGCAGCGTCGAATCAACAAAACGGTGGTAATCGTGAAAAGAGAAACGTTATCGATACTATGGATGATACTAACGCAGAAAAGCAGTTTGGAAATGAATTGAACTCTTACAACGACATTAAGAAGGTAACAGAAGCGCTGGTAAAATCAATGACATCGTTAGTTTCAGAAGACCCCTCGATTGGCGACACCATAAAGGAGTTCCTCTCCGATATGAATCACGTATTTCTGAGTTGGTAA
- a CDS encoding merozoite surface protein 3 (MSP3;~putative) → MRNDPPLDGNSPDGGKNNAGVNNGGGDNNSKNNPNEQNGNINKKGKTKEDEADLPVQAQNESDKNQIEKIADEAELLAEEAKMLADLASKMSQKVEQILGTLSQERVPTRSELELVLETDPELKMEVFHTADDAIRAKDDVIKAALEAREAETVIDANEALDKAKKAKTLAENLAQKVKTNAIKALKAKSKDSEVSEVEKIKIPIPEASKPKKVLKKQEEKKQPPAAVAKPEATPPTKEATPVKKAPEMPKKEAAKADAAKADAAKAGAAKAGAAPAAPEPAAASKVAKEAVVESAENKSDSLYKEKNIKEGTAEAENNQEQRHDPESESLLQKQINVFYNLVQFFISKIKAIFKIFLFWQLSRNNN, encoded by the exons ATGAGGAACGATCCTCCACTTGATGGCAACTCCCCAGATGGTGGCAAAAATAATGCAGGTGTGAACAACGGAGGTGGTGACAACAACTCAAAGAATAacccaaatgagcaaaatgggaatataaacaaaaaagggaaaacgaaGGAGGATGAAGCAGATCTGCCCGTGCAAGCACAAAACGAAAGCGACAAAAATcagatagaaaaaatagctGATGAAGCAGAGCTACTCGCTGAAGAGGCAAAAATGTTAGCGGACTTGGCATCCAAAATGTCTCAAAAGGTAGAACAAATTTTGGGCACCCTTTCACAAGAACGCGTCCCGACAAGGTCAGAGTTAGAGTTAGTGTTAGAGACAGATCCAGAATTAAAGATGGAAGTCTTTCACACAGCGGATGACGCAATAAGAGCAAAAGACGATGTGATAAAGGCCGCCCTGGAAGCCAGAGAGGCCGAAACGGTAATAGATGCAAATGAAGCATTGGATAAagcgaaaaaggcaaagacATTAGCAGAAAATCTAGCCCAAAAGGTAAAAACAAACGCAATAAAAGCACTTAAGGCTAAGAGTAAGGACTCCGAAGTTTccgaggtggaaaaaataaaaatcccAATTCCGGAAGCGTCGAAGCCGAAAAAGGTGTTGAAAaaacaggaagaaaaaaaacagccaccAGCGGCAGTAGCAAAACCTGAAGCAACGCCTCCCACAAAAGAAGCGACTCCGGTGAAGAAAGCCCCAGAAATGCCAAAGAAGGAAGCAGCAAAGGCAGACGCGGCAAAGGCAGATGCGGCAAAGGCAGGCGCAGCCAAGGCAGGTGCAGCTCCGGCCGCCCCCGAACCCGCAGCAGCAAGCAAAGTCGCGAAAGAAGCAGTCGTTGAATCCGCGGAAAACAAGTCAGATTCGCtctacaaagaaaaaaacataaaggaAGGAACCGCAGAGGCAGAAAATAACCAAGAACAAAGACACGACCCTGAATCCGAAAGTCTTCTAcagaaacaaataaatgtattttacaatttggtgcaattttttataagtaaaattaaggcgattttcaaaattttcctATTCTGGCAA CTTAGTAGAAACAACAACTGA
- a CDS encoding merozoite surface protein 3 (MSP3;~putative) encodes MEAEKEAESAVTEVKINPEDIPNKEEMVKEKANKAVALSEEAVKAKNEALIEVEVAKAEAAKEEANKAHIAAGEAKAEAEKAAQTAPLNEVTEAKGKAESMANLAKEKAEMAANEAQETNGCADSIRDKAKKEITEDVKTKIEELKGKAEKASNAAEEAKKAQTKAELAAAVAKAVVAKDEAKKAQEAAEDAKRQAEEASKTVETKAKVDAASASEKAKKNAKTAEDAANEVSLKAKEAETEVDKVIGDVAQKSEVTTAVSEIKGKTLQAVEAANEAKKAKELAEIALSVVEAEVANDKAKKAVKAAGAAKEEAKNAVESAEKSKKEAQSAEEDAEIAKEEEKEVQKKAKEVEDNAAIVQAQLLIAEQELETAKGATSMETLIQAKTKALAAVEEAVKKAQAAEAAAYEATGKAKKATKAAEKAQKAAEESAIRKKLKILEIVKKYSKEGFNGVDNDEQVLNEIEEQGNEDEEEDEEEDEKEEEIVKDTLPEKEEELDEDEEEEEEEGIEEEKEDVEMETDEDKSEPDNGEPAQNRSMQPPEQADKPLSDSNAQVLLAGNSKNFMDTKKKDDGVTKNIINIIDGDTEVLDTLMDFAKDVDQFIFNL; translated from the exons ATGGAAGCGGAAAAGGAAGCCGAATCTGCAGTAAcagaagtaaaaataaatccagAAGACATACCaaacaaagaagaaatggtaaaagaaaaggcaaacaaAGCAGTAGCATTATCAGAAGAAGCtgtgaaagcaaaaaatgaagcattaATAGAAGTAGAAGTAGCAAAGGCAGAAGcggcaaaagaagaagctaATAAGGCGCATATCGCAGCAGGCGAAGCAAAAGCTGAAGCAGAAAAGGCTGCGCAAACGGCACCATTAAATGAAGTAACTGAGGCAAAAGGCAAGGCAGAAAGTATGGCTAACCtagcaaaggaaaaagcagAAATGGCAGCAAACGAAGCACAAGAAACAAATGGCTGTGCAGACAGTATACGagataaagcaaaaaaagaaataacagaagatgtaaaaacaaaaatagagGAGCTTAAAggaaaagcagaaaaggcCTCAAATGCAGCAGAGGAAGCCAAGAAGGCGCAAACAAAAGCAGAGCTCGCAGCGGCTGTAGCCAAAGCAGTGGTAGCAAAAGACGAGGCGAAAAAAGCGCAAGAAGCGGCTGAGGATGCAAAAAGGCAAGCGGAGGAAGCATCAAAAACGGTGGAAACAAAAGCAAAGGTTGACGCAGCAAGCGCATCGGagaaagcaaagaaaaatgccaagACGGCAGAAGATGCAGCAAACGAAGTGTCATTAAAAGCGAAAGAGGCAGAAACAGAAGTGGACAAAGTGATAGGTGACGTAGCACAAAAATCAGAAGTAACAACAGCAGTAAGCGAGATCAAAGGAAAAACACTGCAAGCAGTCGAAGCAGCCAACGAAGCgaagaaagcaaaagaatTAGCCGAAATTGCATTAAGCGTTGTAGAAGCAGAGGTGGCAAATgataaggcaaaaaaggcagtCAAGGCAGCGGGAGCAGCAAaagaagaggcaaaaaatgcTGTCGAATCAGCAGAgaaatcaaaaaaggaagcacaaTCAGCGGAGGAAGACGCGGAAATagcgaaggaagaagaaaaggaagtacaaaaaaaggcgaaagaGGTAGAGGACAACGCGGCTATAGTGCAAGCACAACTGCTCATAGCAGAGCAGGAATTGGAGACAGCTAAGGGAGCCACATCGATGGAAACACTGATCCAAGCTAAAACGAAAGCCCTTGCGGCGGTAGAAGAAGCAGTTAAAAAAGCTCAAGCAGCGGAAGCAGCAGCCTATGAGGCAACAGGTAAAGCAAAGAAAGCGACAAAAGCTGCggaaaaggcacaaaaagcAGCAGAAGAATCAGCCATAAGgaaaaaacttaaaattctagaaattgtaaaaaagtaTTCCAAAGAAGGTTTCAATGGAGTCGATAATGACGAACAGGTGCTAAACGAAATTGAGGAACAAGGAAACgaagatgaggaagaagatgaggaggaagacgagaaggaggaagaaatagtGAAGGATACATTACctgaaaaggaggaagagttggacgaagatgaagaggaggaagaagaagaaggaattgaagaagagaaagaagACGTAGAAATGGAAACAGATGAAGACAAATCAGAGCCAGACAATGGAGAGCCAG CACAAAATCGAAGTATGCAACCCCCGGAACAGGCTGACAAACCATTAAGTGATAGCAATGCCCAAGTGCTCCTCGCAGGtaacagtaaaaattttatggacactaaaaaaaaagatgacgGGGTgactaaaaatataattaatataattgacGGGGATACGGAAGTCCTAGACACGCTCATGGATTTCGCGAAAGATGTGGAtcagtttatttttaacttgTAA
- a CDS encoding merozoite surface protein 3 (MSP3;~putative): MQKNVAVGGEILNVNKTNLRIETPEEGVPSEEKGEDSIEEVIKQTSEETTEFTEEGKEVKNKAAHELLKRTNQHNLGLVGISSQDGDNVNDKNEEVKEEAVEYGGEEEVVKHGGEEEVQTLEVEDDVDEEEEDEEDDDDGEEDEEDDDDGEEDEEDDDDGEEDEEDDDDGDGDDGEGDDGEGDDGEGDDGEGDHDDNDEDDNDENDRDD; the protein is encoded by the exons atgcagaaaaatgtggctgtagggggggaaattcTAAATGTGAACAAAACCAACTTGAGGATTGAAACACCAGAGGAAGGAGTTCCCTCAGAAG AGAAAGGTGAGGACAGCATCGAAGAAGTAATCAAACAGACATCGGAAGAGACTACAGAATTTACggaagaagggaaagaagtaaaaaataaagcagcaCATGAACTTTTGAAGAGAACGAATCAGCACAATCTGGGGCTTGTGGGAATATCATCACAGGATGGTGATAATGTAAATGATAAGAATGAGGAAGTAAAAGAGGAAGCCGTGGAGTACGGGGGTGAAGAGGAGGTTGTGAAGCACGGGGGTGAAGAGGAGGTGCAGACATTGGAAGTGGAAGATGATGTtgatgaagaagaggaagacgaggaggacgacgatgatggagaggaagacgaggaggacgacgatgatggagaggaagacgaggaggacgacgatgatggagaggaagacgaggaggacgacgatgATGGAGACGGCGATGATGGAGAGGGAGATGATGGAGAGGGAGATGATGGAGAGGGAGATGATGGAGAAGGCGATCATGACGATAACGATGAAGACGATAACGATGAAAACGACCGTGATGACTAA